A region of Plantactinospora sp. BC1 DNA encodes the following proteins:
- a CDS encoding cupin domain-containing protein, translated as MSESPVPVNLAERLGRFTELWTQKKVADLNDYEIKLAKLKGEFVWHRHPETDELFLVLSGRLTIRLRTGDVVLGPGELFVVPRDVEHCPVAEEETAILLVEPAGTLNTGTAGGPLTRPAELLDGAADRL; from the coding sequence GTGTCCGAGTCTCCCGTACCCGTCAACCTGGCCGAGCGGCTCGGCCGGTTCACCGAGCTGTGGACCCAGAAGAAGGTCGCCGACCTCAACGACTACGAGATCAAGCTCGCCAAGCTGAAGGGCGAGTTCGTCTGGCACCGCCACCCGGAGACCGACGAGCTGTTCCTGGTGCTCAGCGGCCGGCTCACCATCAGGCTGCGGACCGGAGACGTCGTCCTCGGCCCCGGCGAGCTGTTCGTGGTGCCCCGGGACGTCGAGCACTGCCCGGTGGCGGAGGAGGAGACCGCGATCCTGCTGGTCGAACCGGCCGGGACCCTCAACACCGGTACGGCGGGCGGCCCACTGACCCGCCCCGCCGAGCTCCTCGACGGTGCCGCCGACCGCCTTTGA
- the amcA gene encoding multiple cyclophane-containing RiPP AmcA produces the protein MTNALASLVAATPERLARLGVEPSRAVASIDAAKFDNRPTWDNKGGFDSRPAWDNWNKKK, from the coding sequence GTGACCAACGCCCTTGCGAGCCTCGTGGCCGCCACGCCGGAGCGCCTCGCACGTCTCGGCGTCGAGCCGTCTCGAGCGGTAGCGTCGATCGACGCGGCCAAGTTCGACAACCGTCCCACCTGGGACAACAAGGGAGGGTTCGACAGCCGGCCCGCCTGGGACAACTGGAACAAGAAGAAGTGA
- the amcA gene encoding multiple cyclophane-containing RiPP AmcA, with product MTVYVSRNVTTGRPWWLDPPEYIGPTALERMTEPPLLTHAWRRHFERQVREGKRR from the coding sequence ATGACGGTGTACGTCTCGCGCAACGTGACGACCGGCCGACCGTGGTGGCTGGATCCGCCGGAGTACATCGGTCCGACGGCGCTGGAGCGGATGACCGAGCCGCCGCTGCTCACTCACGCGTGGCGTCGGCATTTCGAGCGACAGGTCCGGGAGGGAAAGCGCCGATGA
- a CDS encoding type I restriction endonuclease gives MEFDERVAALATKVRNQRDAIQTEEAAKNAFVMPFISMILGYDVFDPLEVIPEFTADVGVKKGEKVDYAIMRAGEVQILIECKQPRDSLKIEHASQLYRYFSVTNARIAVLTNGQVYHFYTDLDAPNKMDTKPFLVLDLEDIDDTLLPELRKLTKEVFDLESIISAAEELKYLGQIKRSMATQFKEPEDEWVRFFATRVYDGSLTQRRRDQFRSLVAKAASQFVRDQVNERLKGALYASLPKQAAEAPSEVLESEEVALSDVARDTEVETTLEELTGYQIIKAIACSEVKPQRIVGRDAKSYFAVILDDNNRRPIARLHFNGKARKYIGTFDADKTETRHLIGSLDDIYLHADAIRNAVRAFMGEGGNRDSGRTAVG, from the coding sequence ATGGAGTTCGATGAACGGGTCGCCGCACTCGCCACGAAGGTCCGGAATCAGCGGGATGCGATTCAGACGGAAGAAGCCGCCAAGAATGCTTTCGTCATGCCGTTCATCTCAATGATCCTTGGCTACGACGTCTTCGATCCGCTGGAGGTAATACCGGAGTTCACCGCCGACGTTGGGGTCAAGAAAGGCGAGAAGGTCGACTACGCGATCATGCGTGCCGGCGAGGTGCAGATCCTCATCGAATGCAAGCAGCCGCGCGACTCCCTGAAGATTGAACACGCGTCTCAGCTCTATCGATACTTCTCCGTTACGAATGCTCGGATCGCCGTCCTCACCAATGGACAGGTCTACCATTTCTACACCGATCTCGACGCCCCCAACAAGATGGACACCAAGCCCTTCCTCGTGTTAGACCTGGAAGATATCGACGACACCCTCTTGCCGGAACTGCGTAAGCTCACAAAGGAGGTATTCGATCTCGAATCCATCATCAGCGCGGCCGAAGAGTTGAAGTATCTCGGTCAGATCAAACGTTCGATGGCGACGCAGTTCAAGGAGCCCGAGGATGAGTGGGTCAGGTTCTTCGCGACGAGAGTGTACGACGGTTCGCTCACTCAAAGGAGGCGCGACCAGTTCAGGTCACTCGTTGCCAAAGCGGCCTCGCAGTTCGTCAGAGACCAGGTGAACGAACGACTGAAGGGCGCACTCTACGCAAGCCTTCCCAAGCAGGCCGCGGAGGCGCCCTCCGAAGTGCTCGAGAGCGAAGAGGTCGCGCTGAGCGATGTAGCCCGTGACACGGAGGTGGAAACCACGCTCGAAGAGCTTACCGGCTATCAGATAATCAAGGCGATTGCGTGTAGCGAAGTCAAACCCCAACGCATTGTGGGCCGTGATGCCAAGTCGTACTTCGCCGTCATTCTCGACGACAATAACCGCAGACCCATTGCGCGACTGCATTTCAACGGAAAGGCCAGAAAGTACATTGGAACGTTCGACGCCGACAAGACGGAGACTCGCCACCTGATCGGCTCTCTTGACGATATCTACCTCCACGCTGACGCAATACGGAATGCGGTAAGGGCTTTCATGGGCGAAGGCGGAAACAGAGATTCCGGTAGGACCGCAGTCGGATAG
- a CDS encoding LuxR family transcriptional regulator, with product MPVTSPSEPTAVPRPAAAPAVAALVGRGAELARTVALLDEDRSRPRFLVLHGEPGIGKSRLVAELAKVAAGRGRRVLLGRATEFERSLPYGVLLDALAGVPDHLAELHASLDTLAPRDPDGPGPATAAVERHRRHRRLRSLVTAAARPGGALLVFDDVQWADDASVEFLGYLLRHPPDARMTVVLAFRSEQCPPRLAEELAHLAPLPEWLRLDPLRGADVDQLLPAEPASRRRLLHQVSGGNPLYLELLAGTSTQVLGALRRGDFPDEPVTSALHGAMAIEIRGLGPTERLVLQATAVVGPGLDIGTVAAAAGIDARRTTAALDALVARDLLRQVGAKLDFRHSLVRAVAYWLAGPAWRLAAHRRAAAHLEQGGAPLTLRAHHLAKAIQPGDEVAAGVLATAAMTTMGTAPSTSAAWLRVALSALPDGPGRSERRAELRLLFAKALGVTGQFDEARTVLHDLVAVAGPHRHAAVEQLAVLERLAGRLDVASALLSTELERLGATGTSQAMLRLELAVTEMLAGRWRAGARHAGKTMDRARQGGYRGIEAAASTVLATCAVAREPLATARLRVSYAARMIDALGDVALRDELGAIALLAWVEAMLDRVDDGLAHAERGIEVGLRYGRIHVHPLLYAARSVLYGTVGRVDDALRDAEEAEEIARWQGGAEAATLAAAVRLRPLLWLAGPDAVRPALDRLRGSAAPRSTLYRAVVRMHLAEASAAVGDDTGCQELLADAETYRCLGPAEAGVLVVRALSAAGAGRAGSGSAGPAGLPPQARRWLARAADAAGDLPGRLGLVGMAGATLALAHGAPGDAVAEVVPAIDQLGAAGMPVPEGQARMVLAEARAATGDPGSAREQLGRAKRLFSASGARWLAGQADRAQRRLAARLSRRAVPADRAGAVPDETHPLALLTGREREVAELTVTGATSRAIARQLQISPRTVDAHLMRIYRKLGVTSRTALVSLLARG from the coding sequence GTGCCGGTCACATCGCCGTCGGAGCCGACGGCCGTACCGCGACCGGCGGCGGCACCCGCCGTCGCCGCCCTGGTCGGTCGCGGTGCCGAGCTGGCCCGGACGGTCGCGCTGCTCGACGAGGACAGGTCACGGCCCAGGTTCCTGGTGCTGCACGGCGAACCGGGGATCGGCAAGAGCCGTCTCGTGGCCGAGCTGGCGAAGGTGGCCGCCGGCCGGGGCCGCAGGGTGCTGCTCGGCCGGGCGACCGAGTTCGAGCGCTCCCTCCCGTACGGGGTGCTGCTGGACGCGCTGGCCGGCGTACCCGATCATCTGGCCGAACTGCACGCGTCGCTCGACACCCTCGCGCCGCGCGACCCCGACGGGCCGGGGCCGGCCACCGCCGCGGTCGAGCGGCACCGGCGGCACCGCCGGCTGCGCAGCCTGGTCACCGCCGCCGCCCGACCCGGCGGGGCGCTGCTGGTCTTCGATGACGTGCAGTGGGCCGACGACGCCTCCGTCGAGTTCCTCGGCTATCTGCTGCGGCATCCGCCGGACGCCCGGATGACGGTGGTGCTGGCGTTCCGGTCCGAGCAGTGCCCGCCGAGACTCGCCGAGGAACTCGCCCACCTGGCGCCGCTGCCCGAATGGCTCCGGCTCGACCCGCTGCGCGGCGCCGACGTCGACCAGTTGCTGCCGGCCGAGCCGGCGTCCCGGCGCCGGCTGCTGCACCAGGTCAGCGGCGGCAACCCGCTCTATCTGGAACTGCTCGCCGGCACCTCGACGCAGGTCCTCGGCGCGCTGCGCCGGGGCGACTTTCCCGACGAGCCGGTGACCAGCGCCCTGCACGGCGCGATGGCGATCGAGATCCGCGGGCTCGGCCCGACCGAACGCCTGGTGCTCCAGGCCACCGCCGTGGTCGGGCCGGGCCTCGACATCGGCACCGTCGCCGCCGCGGCCGGAATTGACGCCCGACGTACCACCGCCGCGCTCGACGCGCTGGTCGCCCGCGACCTGCTCCGGCAGGTCGGCGCGAAGCTCGATTTCCGGCACTCGCTGGTGCGCGCGGTGGCGTACTGGCTGGCCGGTCCGGCCTGGCGGCTGGCCGCCCACCGTCGGGCCGCGGCCCATCTGGAACAGGGCGGCGCCCCGCTGACGCTCCGGGCGCACCACCTGGCCAAGGCGATCCAGCCGGGCGACGAGGTCGCCGCCGGGGTGCTCGCCACCGCCGCGATGACCACCATGGGTACGGCGCCGAGCACCAGCGCCGCCTGGCTGCGCGTCGCGCTGTCGGCGCTGCCGGACGGGCCCGGTCGATCGGAGCGGCGGGCCGAGCTGCGGCTGCTCTTCGCCAAGGCGCTCGGGGTGACCGGCCAGTTCGACGAGGCGCGGACCGTGCTGCACGATCTCGTCGCGGTCGCCGGCCCGCACCGGCACGCGGCGGTCGAGCAGCTCGCCGTGCTGGAGCGGCTGGCCGGCCGGCTCGACGTGGCCAGTGCGCTGCTCAGCACCGAGCTGGAACGGCTCGGCGCCACCGGCACGTCGCAGGCGATGCTGCGGCTGGAACTCGCGGTGACGGAGATGCTCGCCGGCCGCTGGCGGGCCGGTGCCCGGCACGCCGGCAAGACCATGGACCGGGCGCGCCAGGGCGGGTACCGGGGGATCGAGGCCGCCGCCAGCACCGTACTCGCCACCTGTGCGGTCGCCCGGGAGCCGCTGGCCACCGCCCGGCTACGGGTCTCGTACGCCGCCCGGATGATCGACGCCCTCGGCGACGTCGCGCTCCGGGACGAGCTGGGCGCGATCGCCCTGCTCGCCTGGGTCGAGGCGATGCTGGACCGGGTCGACGACGGGCTGGCACACGCCGAACGGGGCATCGAGGTGGGGCTGCGGTACGGGCGGATCCACGTGCACCCGCTGCTCTACGCGGCCCGGTCCGTGCTCTACGGCACCGTGGGCCGGGTCGACGACGCGCTGCGGGACGCCGAGGAGGCCGAGGAGATCGCCCGCTGGCAGGGGGGTGCCGAGGCGGCGACGCTGGCGGCGGCGGTACGGCTCCGGCCGCTGCTCTGGCTCGCCGGGCCGGACGCGGTACGCCCGGCCCTGGACCGGTTGCGCGGCAGCGCGGCGCCACGCTCCACCCTGTACCGGGCGGTGGTCCGGATGCACCTGGCGGAGGCGAGCGCGGCGGTAGGCGACGACACCGGCTGCCAGGAGTTGCTGGCCGACGCGGAGACGTACCGCTGCCTCGGGCCGGCCGAGGCGGGTGTCCTGGTGGTACGGGCACTCTCCGCCGCCGGAGCCGGTCGGGCCGGATCGGGGTCGGCGGGGCCGGCGGGGCTGCCACCGCAGGCCCGGCGCTGGCTGGCCCGGGCCGCCGATGCCGCCGGCGACCTGCCCGGACGACTCGGGCTGGTCGGGATGGCCGGCGCGACCCTGGCCCTGGCGCACGGCGCCCCCGGTGACGCCGTGGCGGAGGTGGTGCCGGCGATCGACCAGTTGGGCGCGGCCGGGATGCCGGTGCCGGAGGGGCAGGCCCGGATGGTGCTCGCCGAGGCGCGGGCGGCGACCGGGGATCCGGGGTCGGCCCGCGAACAGCTCGGCCGGGCCAAGCGGCTCTTCTCGGCCAGCGGTGCCCGCTGGCTGGCCGGGCAGGCGGATCGGGCGCAGCGCCGGCTGGCCGCCCGGCTCTCCCGGCGGGCCGTGCCGGCGGACCGGGCCGGGGCGGTGCCGGACGAGACGCATCCGCTGGCACTGCTGACCGGGCGGGAACGGGAGGTCGCCGAGTTGACGGTCACCGGCGCCACGTCCCGGGCCATCGCCCGGCAGCTCCAGATCAGCCCGCGTACCGTGGACGCGCACCTGATGCGGATCTACCGCAAGCTCGGGGTGACCTCCCGTACCGCCCTGGTCAGTCTGCTGGCCCGGGGTTGA
- the amcB gene encoding cyclophane-forming radical SAM peptide maturase AmcB: MNGIGVINADGRAAIARTFHTLVLQPTSFCNLDCTCYLPDRRSRRLMTVPAAAGCARSVGEQGSPYPVSVVWHGGEPTAAPLGTLRELLTPFEELRQSGQVRHEIQTNATLINQRWCELFAAYEFEVGVSIDGPGALNRNRLDRAGNPTTARTLRGMRTLAEAGLRFSVICVVTPETIDHADDLVDFFTDLPGCRSVGFNIEEQEGAARTPVSEEAAYQFWHRLVQRRIDGSPLSIRDVDRLADYLTATRAGLVNDAPYEPIPTVSWDGHVVLLSPELLGVRDSQYGDFIAGNVLRESITDLLARAGKLRYVTEFIAGLNECASHCTFYNFCRGAQAGNRYFEHRTFTARETSYCRTTRQALVRATANHLVS; encoded by the coding sequence GTGAACGGCATCGGTGTGATCAACGCCGATGGGCGGGCCGCCATAGCCCGTACATTCCACACTCTGGTCTTGCAGCCCACCAGCTTCTGCAACCTGGACTGCACCTGCTACCTGCCCGACCGACGATCCCGACGGCTCATGACGGTCCCAGCCGCCGCAGGGTGTGCCCGATCAGTAGGGGAGCAGGGCAGCCCGTATCCAGTGAGCGTGGTGTGGCACGGCGGTGAGCCCACCGCCGCGCCTCTCGGCACCCTCCGGGAGCTGCTTACCCCGTTCGAGGAGCTGAGGCAGTCCGGACAGGTGCGCCACGAGATCCAGACCAACGCCACCCTGATCAATCAGCGATGGTGTGAGCTGTTCGCCGCTTACGAGTTCGAAGTTGGCGTGAGCATCGACGGCCCCGGCGCTCTGAACCGCAACAGACTCGATCGGGCCGGCAATCCAACAACGGCCCGGACCCTTCGAGGGATGCGGACTCTCGCCGAGGCAGGATTGCGGTTTTCAGTGATTTGCGTTGTCACCCCGGAAACCATCGATCACGCCGACGACCTTGTTGACTTCTTCACCGACTTGCCCGGTTGTCGCTCTGTGGGCTTCAACATCGAGGAACAGGAGGGTGCGGCACGGACACCGGTGTCGGAGGAAGCGGCCTACCAGTTCTGGCACCGACTCGTCCAACGACGGATCGACGGCAGTCCGTTGAGCATCCGCGATGTGGACCGCTTGGCCGACTACCTCACCGCCACGCGCGCTGGGCTCGTCAACGACGCGCCGTACGAACCGATCCCCACCGTCTCCTGGGACGGGCACGTTGTCCTCCTGTCACCGGAACTCCTCGGGGTCAGGGACTCGCAGTACGGAGATTTCATTGCGGGGAACGTGCTCCGCGAGTCGATCACCGACCTCTTGGCCCGGGCCGGCAAGCTACGGTATGTCACCGAGTTCATTGCGGGACTCAACGAGTGCGCAAGCCATTGCACGTTCTACAACTTCTGCAGGGGTGCGCAGGCCGGCAACCGCTACTTCGAGCACCGAACCTTCACCGCCCGCGAGACCAGCTACTGCCGCACCACTCGGCAGGCCCTGGTCCGCGCCACCGCAAACCACCTCGTCAGCTAG
- a CDS encoding flavoprotein: MTAGHLQIVVCGAGPAADVTKLIDTAKGRSWRAAVTATPSAIDFIDTQAIESMTGHPVRSTYLSPPGARRTLPGADALVIAPATYNSINKIALGIADNYAMTSVAELIGRQVPTVIVPFVNAALAARAPFQRAVADLRHEHVRILLGEDDGWEPHPPGSGTDRQEVFPWTAAFATAARLVHESRPAANYQG, encoded by the coding sequence ATGACAGCCGGTCACCTACAGATCGTCGTCTGCGGCGCTGGCCCTGCGGCAGACGTCACAAAACTGATCGATACCGCCAAGGGAAGGTCCTGGAGGGCGGCGGTCACCGCCACGCCGAGCGCCATCGACTTCATCGACACCCAAGCGATCGAGTCGATGACCGGGCACCCGGTCAGGTCCACCTACCTGTCGCCTCCGGGTGCTCGCCGTACGCTTCCTGGCGCCGACGCGCTCGTCATCGCCCCCGCGACGTACAACTCCATCAACAAGATTGCCCTCGGCATCGCCGACAACTACGCCATGACCTCGGTCGCCGAGCTGATCGGACGCCAGGTGCCGACCGTCATCGTCCCGTTCGTCAACGCCGCCCTGGCCGCCCGCGCACCGTTCCAACGCGCGGTGGCCGACCTTCGCCACGAACACGTACGCATCCTGCTCGGCGAAGACGACGGATGGGAGCCCCACCCGCCGGGCAGCGGCACCGACCGACAGGAAGTCTTCCCCTGGACGGCGGCGTTCGCGACAGCGGCCCGGCTCGTCCACGAGTCGCGCCCGGCTGCCAACTATCAGGGCTGA
- a CDS encoding pentapeptide repeat-containing protein: MRTTTIGDVKLLLPDLESEDLDSVHDSASDLTEASIEGVSWHGAQLDDVSIRSSRISGADFSESTWESGTTWGSEITRTDFSGATLTGVTIERCAFTGSRFTGTRLTDVRLKDVLFDGCRFDYATFQRVVAAGAVAFTDCTLSSARWSSCRLPKIAIRSCQLTDLELESCQLQGADLRGNHLRGLKAALINLHGVTLGEDQLPELTQMTIAELRVDVRAG, translated from the coding sequence ATGCGGACGACCACCATCGGTGACGTGAAACTTCTGCTCCCGGATCTCGAATCGGAAGATCTTGACAGCGTCCACGATTCGGCGAGCGACCTCACTGAGGCCAGCATCGAGGGTGTCTCCTGGCACGGCGCACAACTGGACGATGTCAGCATCCGGAGCAGCCGGATCAGTGGCGCGGACTTCAGTGAGAGCACCTGGGAATCCGGCACCACCTGGGGCAGCGAGATCACCCGCACCGATTTTTCCGGTGCGACTCTGACCGGGGTCACCATCGAACGCTGCGCGTTCACCGGCTCGCGGTTCACCGGTACCCGGCTGACAGATGTACGCCTCAAAGACGTCCTCTTCGACGGCTGCCGCTTCGACTACGCCACCTTCCAGCGCGTCGTCGCCGCTGGAGCTGTGGCCTTTACCGATTGCACACTCAGCAGCGCCAGGTGGTCGTCCTGCCGACTGCCCAAAATCGCCATCAGGTCCTGTCAGTTGACCGACCTTGAACTCGAATCCTGCCAGCTCCAAGGCGCTGACCTCCGGGGTAACCACCTCCGTGGTCTCAAGGCGGCGCTTATCAACCTGCACGGGGTCACCCTCGGCGAAGACCAACTCCCCGAACTTACTCAGATGACCATCGCGGAGCTACGCGTTGACGTGCGGGCCGGCTGA